A single region of the Malus sylvestris chromosome 8, drMalSylv7.2, whole genome shotgun sequence genome encodes:
- the LOC126633557 gene encoding protein TIC 55, chloroplastic-like, giving the protein MALLHPLVSHIFPSSTPKPSTPKLKSNPTPLQPSTLVLTNNKSRDNISGVGKFLSRAVVASPLDHDDDLKEDEQEDHKVLVTPSKEEEHGEESVATGYNWTEEWYPLYLTQDLPEDAPLGLTVFNKQLVLYRDGSGELRCYEDRCPHRLAKLSEGHLIDGRLECLYHGWQFERQGKCVKIPQLPSDAKIPRAACVKSYEVRDSQGVVWVWMSHKTPPNTKKLPWFENFDKPGFDYSSTIHELPYDHSILLENLMDPAHIPISHDRTGFSAKRENVQPLRFEVIERSDRGFAGHYGEAKDQHLPFFLRFKAPGVIENTREIVDKNGEKHYSVGLFLCRPTGQGKSVAIMRFGATKLSPLAKLFPTWYFHHIYCTVFEQDMGFLSSQNEILSREKRPTKELYLNLKSSDVWVAEYRKWVDKVSIGMPYHVGHSTISLPEEAAVVEHAPAGLVASVSASQPAKGGVGTMHVPNWSNRYFRHVIHCKGCRNVVKSFRVLKTGLSGVAAVMVLVAILVSGRQWKAVFLVAAAVFSAGAYGCSAAVALSTTNFIRLHKRL; this is encoded by the exons ATGGCTCTCCTTCACCCTTTAGTCTCACACATCTTCCCCTCTTCCACTCCCAAACCATCAACACCAAAACTAAAATCAAACCCTACACCTCTTCAACCATCCACATTAGTACTAACAAATAATAAGAGTCGCGATAACATCTCGGGTGTAGGTAAGTTTCTCTCCAGAGCCGTAGTTGCATCTCCACTCGATCATGACGATGATTTGAAGGAAGATGAACAAGAGGATCACAAGGTTTTGGTGACTCCTTCCAAAGAAGAAGAGCATGGAGAAGAAAGCGTCGCAACCGGATACAATTGGACGGAAGAATGGTACCCTCTTTACCTCACCCAGGACCTGCCTGAAGATGCACCTTTAGGCCTTACCGTCTTCAATAAGCAGCTCGTCTTGTATCGTGATGGCTCGGGCGAGCTTCGCTGTTACGAAGATCGTTGCCCACATAG GCTGGCAAAACTATCCGAAGGCCATTTGATCGACGGAAGGCTAGAGTGTTTGTACCATGGTTGGCAATTCGAACGCCAAGGAAAATGTGTAAAGATTCCACAG CTTCCATCTGATGCTAAAATTCCGAGAGCAGCTTGTGTTAAATCATACGAAGTGAGGGATTCTCAAGGCGTTGTTTGGGTGTGGATGTCTCACAAGACAccaccaaacaccaaaaaactACCTTGGTTCGAAAACTTTGATAAACCCGGCTTTGATTATTCTTCGACAATCCACGAGCTCCCCTACGATCACTCCATTCTTCTGGAGAACCTCATGGATCCAGCCCACATTCCAATCTCACACGACAGGACAGGTTtctcagcgaaaagagaaaacgTGCAGCCACTGAGATTTGAGGTGATTGAAAGGAGTGACAGAGGTTTTGCAGGGCATTATGGTGAGGCAAAAGACCAGCACTTGCCTTTTTTCTTAAGGTTTAAGGCACCCGGCGTTATCGAAAACACGAGGGAAATTGTAGACAAGAACGGTGAGAAGCACTACTCTGTCGGGCTCTTCCTCTGTAGACCAACGGGGCAGGGAAAATCCGTGGCTATTATGAGGTTCGGAGCCACGAAACTCTCCCCGTTGGCAAAACTGTTTCCGACTTGGTACTTCCACCACATTTATTGTACAGTTTTCGAGCAAGACATGGGATTTCTCTCGTCTCAGAACGAAATACTTTCGAGAGAAAAACGTCCCACGAAAGAGTTGTACCTTAATTTAAAATCATCTGATGTTTGGGTGGCAGAGTACAGAAAATGGGTTGACAAAGTTAGCATTGGCATGCCTTACCATGTAGGTCACAGCACTATATCGTTGCCCGAAGAGGCGGCCGTGGTGGAACATGCACCGGCAGGGCTTGTTGCCAGTGTTTCAGCGTCTCAGCCGGCTAAGGGAGGCGTTGGAACGATGCATGTTCCGAATTGGAGCAACCGATATTTTAGGCATGTGATTCATTGCAAAGGGTGTAGAAATGTTGTGAAGAGTTTTCGGGTTTTGAAAACCGGACTTTCGGGAGTTGCTGCTGTGATGGTTTTGGTTGCGATTTTGGTGTCCGGGAGGCAGTGGAAGGCGGTTTTTTTGGTGGCGGCTGCTGTGTTTTCGGCTGGGGCTTATGGTTGCTCAGCCGCTGTTGCATTGAGTACTACTAACTTCATAAGGTTGCACAAGAGGTTGTGA
- the LOC126632006 gene encoding protein TIC 55, chloroplastic-like → MSSSSSSFASSPIQSNMALFHPFFSHSTSLHLHQTPKQSQPLKLLLSVSPPTHLRPFIPSRKISLSSIKCGAVADTKPPPLPLDGDQAPAAEEDHKVMVGPTSEAERRGERVVADYDWTEEWYPLYLTQDIPNDAPLGLTVFDRQLVLYRDGNGELQCYQDRCPHRLAKLSEGQLIDGRLECLYHGWQFEGQGKCVKIPQLPADAKIPKSACVKTYEVKDSQGVVWVWMSHKTPPNPAKIPWFENFARPGFQDTSTTHELPYDHSILLENLMDPAHVPISHDRTDWSAKREDAQPLFFEVTERTDRGFAGWWGKTTDPSGKSFLRFEAPCSLQNNREIVDEKTGEKHYFSGLFLCRPTGQGKSMLIVRFGGTKRSPIAKLFPKWYFHQNAGKVFEQDMGFLSSQNEILMKEKVPTKELYLNLKSSDTWVAEYRKWMDKVGHGMPYHFGHSTISLPKEPAVVEHAPAGLVAGVSASLPAKGGIGSMHAPNLANRYFRHVVHCKICRDVVKAFQAWQKALTAVAVAFAALAILVSGRQWKAILLVSAAISSAGVYACSYAVALNTTNFIRTHRRL, encoded by the exons atgtcatcatcttcctcctcctttGCTTCCTCCCCAATTCAATCAAACATGGCTTTATTTCACCCCTTTTTCTCCCATTCCACCTCCCTCCACCTCCACCAAACCCCCAAGCAATCACAGCCGCTCAAACTCCTCTTATCTGTCTCCCCACCAACCCATCTCAGACCCTTCATTCCTTCCAGAAAGATTAGCCTGAGCAGCATCAAGTGTGGTGCAGTTGCAGACACCAAACCTCCTCCCCTGCCACTTGATGGAGATCAGGCGCCCGCAGCGGAGGAGGATCACAAGGTCATGGTGGGTCCAACCAGCGAGGCGGAGAGGAGGGGAGAGAGGGTCGTGGCGGATTACGATTGGACGGAGGAATGGTACCCGCTGTACCTCACACAGGACATTCCAAACGATGCTCCTCTGGGTCTCACAGTGTTTGATAGGCAGCTCGTCCTGTACAGGGACGGCAATGGAGAGCTCCAGTGCTACCAGGATCGTTGCCCCCACAG GTTGGCGAAACTATCGGAAGGGCAGCTGATTGATGGAAGGTTGGAATGTTTGTATCATGGTTGGCAATTCGAAGGCCAAGGAAAATGCGTAAAGATTCCTCAG CTTCCGGCTGATGCCAAAATTCCGAAATCAGCTTGTGTGAAAACATACGAGGTGAAGGACTCACAGGGGGTTGTGTGGGTTTGGATGTCTCACAAGACACCACCAAACCCGGCCAAGATTCCGTGGTTTGAGAACTTCGCCCGGCCAGGGTTTCAAGACACGTCGACGACTCATGAGCTCCCTTACGATCACTCCATACTTTTGGAGAATCTCATGGATCCTGCCCATGTTCCGATCTCACACGACAGGACGGATTGGAGTGCGAAAAGGGAAGATGCTCAACCACTGTTCTTTGAGGTCACTGAACGAACTGATCGAGGATTCGCAGGCTGGTGGGGTAAGACAACTGATCCGTCGGGGAAAAGCTTCTTGAGGTTTGAGGCACCATGTTCTCTCCAAAACAACAGAGAAATTGTTGATGAAAAAACTGGGGAAAAACACTACTTTTCGGGTCTATTTCTCTGTAGACCAACTGGACAAGGGAAGTCTATGCTCATTGTGAGGTTTGGTGGAACGAAAAGGTCCCCAATCGCGAAATTGTTTCCAAAATGGTACTTTCATCAGAATGCCGGCAAGGTTTTCGAGCAAGATATGGGATTTCTATCGTCGCAGAACGAGATACTCATGAAAGAAAAAGTACCAACCAAAGAGCTGTACCTGAACCTGAAATCTTCAGACACTTGGGTTGCTGAGTACAGGAAATGGATGGACAAAGTAGGGCATGGAATGCCTTACCATTTCGGACACAGCACAATCTCGTTGCCCAAAGAGCCTGCTGTGGTGGAACACGCACCTGCCGGACTTGTAGCCGGTGTTTCTGCATCTCTGCCGGCAAAGGGGGGCATCGGATCGATGCACGCTCCAAACTTGGCCAACAGGTATTTCCGGCATGTGGTTCACTGCAAAATCTGCAGAGATGTTGTCAAAGCTTTCCAAGCATGGCAAAAGGCACTCACTGCTGTTGCTGTTGCATTCGCTGCATTGGCAATTCTCGTCTCCGGAAGGCAGTGGAAGGCCATTCTATTAGTCTCGGCAGCGATCAGCTCAGCTGGGGTTTATGCGTGCTCGTACGCTGTGGCATTGAACACGACAAACTTCATAAGGACGCATAGGAGATTGTGA